The Terriglobales bacterium genome contains a region encoding:
- a CDS encoding RsmD family RNA methyltransferase: MRVIAGKFRGRTLRLLRRLDLRPTSDRLRETLFDVLSGGEP, from the coding sequence ATGCGTGTTATCGCCGGCAAATTCCGCGGGCGTACGCTGCGCTTGCTGCGCCGCTTGGACCTGCGGCCCACCTCCGACCGCCTGCGCGAGACGCTTTTCGACGTGCTCAGCGGCGGCGAGCC